One part of the Pyrinomonadaceae bacterium genome encodes these proteins:
- a CDS encoding menaquinone biosynthesis decarboxylase, translating to MHRNLRSFLDLLRRENDLLTIETEVDPYLELAEIHRRVIERGGPALLFQRVKGSSFPVVTNLFGTQKRIELAFGRRPEEFVKEMVGVAETLIPPNAGKLWRHRKLGLEFLRLGTRKVSRAAVTENVIQPAQLDRLPVITTWQEDGGPFITLPLVYTEHPATKQHNLGIYRMQVYDAETAGLHWQIQKGGGFHYRAAEHLGQSLPVTVFLGGPPALLVSAIAPLPENVPELMLASLLQGEKLKVTQARDAAHRLIAEAEFALVGNAPPHERRLEGPFGDHYGYYSLEHEYPVFHCDAIYHRRNAIYPATVVGKPRQEDFFIGDYLQSLLAPLFPLVMPGVRDLWSYGETGFHSLAAAVVSERYAREALMHGFRILGEGQLALTKFLILTDSDIDLPDFPRVLEHVLARVKWESDLFIFANTSMDTLDYTSGTVNKGSKAILMGLGDAVRDLPREFRGELPHGVSGAEVFCGGCLVVQGQPYLEDKEQAARLASDPAFADWPLVVLHDDASVAKSPTAFLWSTWTRFEPAGDIHAAETRVVRHHLSYQAPIMIDARKKPSLPDELIVRDDIAELVDRRWREYFPKESTDD from the coding sequence GTGAAGGGAAGCAGCTTTCCAGTCGTCACAAACCTTTTCGGCACCCAGAAGAGAATTGAGCTCGCCTTTGGAAGACGTCCGGAAGAGTTTGTTAAGGAGATGGTCGGGGTCGCGGAGACTTTGATTCCTCCCAATGCCGGAAAGCTCTGGCGTCATCGGAAGCTGGGCCTCGAGTTTCTGAGATTGGGAACGCGAAAGGTTTCGCGCGCAGCGGTCACCGAGAACGTAATTCAACCGGCTCAACTCGATCGCCTGCCCGTTATCACCACGTGGCAGGAGGACGGAGGGCCATTCATCACGCTGCCGTTGGTTTACACGGAACATCCGGCCACGAAGCAGCACAACCTGGGCATCTATCGCATGCAGGTTTACGACGCTGAGACCGCCGGTTTGCATTGGCAAATTCAAAAGGGCGGCGGGTTTCATTATCGAGCGGCGGAACATCTGGGCCAGTCGCTGCCGGTGACGGTCTTTCTCGGCGGTCCGCCGGCTTTGCTGGTTTCGGCGATTGCGCCTTTGCCTGAAAACGTTCCCGAGTTGATGCTCGCGTCGCTGTTGCAAGGCGAGAAACTGAAAGTGACTCAGGCGCGCGATGCCGCGCATCGATTAATTGCCGAAGCCGAGTTCGCGCTGGTCGGAAACGCCCCGCCACACGAGCGCCGACTGGAGGGACCCTTCGGAGATCACTACGGTTACTACTCACTCGAACACGAATACCCGGTGTTTCATTGCGACGCGATCTACCACCGGCGTAATGCCATTTATCCGGCGACGGTCGTGGGCAAGCCGCGGCAGGAAGACTTTTTCATCGGCGACTATTTGCAGTCGCTTCTGGCGCCGCTGTTTCCATTAGTAATGCCCGGCGTGCGCGACCTGTGGAGTTACGGCGAGACTGGATTCCATTCGCTGGCAGCCGCCGTTGTCAGCGAACGTTACGCGCGCGAGGCGCTCATGCACGGCTTCCGGATTCTCGGTGAAGGCCAGTTAGCGCTGACGAAATTCCTCATCCTCACCGACTCAGACATTGACTTGCCTGATTTTCCCCGCGTGTTGGAGCACGTGCTGGCGCGTGTGAAGTGGGAGAGCGACCTCTTCATCTTCGCGAACACTTCGATGGACACGTTGGACTACACCAGCGGCACGGTCAACAAAGGCAGCAAGGCAATTCTGATGGGATTAGGTGACGCCGTCCGTGACTTGCCGCGCGAGTTCCGCGGCGAACTGCCTCACGGAGTCTCAGGCGCGGAGGTTTTTTGCGGCGGATGCCTCGTCGTTCAAGGCCAACCGTATCTGGAAGACAAGGAACAGGCAGCGCGTCTTGCCAGTGATCCCGCTTTTGCGGATTGGCCTTTAGTCGTACTTCATGACGATGCCAGCGTCGCAAAATCGCCGACAGCCTTCCTTTGGTCAACGTGGACGCGCTTTGAACCCGCTGGGGATATCCACGCTGCTGAGACGAGAGTCGTCCGGCATCATCTTTCTTATCAAGCACCGATAATGATTGACGCTCGCAAGAAACCGTCGCTGCCTGATGAACTCATCGTTCGCGACGACATTGCGGAACTAGTCGATCGTCGCTGGCGTGAATACTTTCCAAAAGAGAGTACTGACGACTAG